Within Plasmodium vinckei vinckei genome assembly, chromosome: PVVCY_12, the genomic segment ttgtttttCGTTTTGGTTTTTGCTCATCGTTATTATGTTCATGTTTGATGTCGCTTACAATGTTGCTTGATACATCTTGATTGTTTATGtaactatttatattcatatcagtaaatttatcattttcaattccttcatctatttttatattttgtatctCCTGATCAGGGTATGCATCAAAATTTGTGcaatgttttaattttatgcaAGCTGAGAAATCataaagatataatttactatttaatttatttaccaTGATAAGAAcattttgattattattaaaatcaatattataaaaaagttgtgagttcatgtttttttttcccccTTTGctcaaaaaatgatatttatttgcataCCTCTTGGAacattcataatttttgtaatcAAGTATATATCGAACACCTatacttttctttttttttatccatatatcatttggtttaataataattttataaaaatccgaattttttgttgatatttttaatgaaaatggaggcattaaattgtttactacatttaaaagtttttgtaaaaatataaaattcctttcttttattttttcagaAGTTCTAGTACTACTAGTATTACTTTCATAATTGATGTTTCTGCTTCTTCGTTTATTTGAACTATTGTTAAGATTATGTATACTATATCTTGAATTTGTTCGAGAGTTTTGTTCATCATTATAATCTTTATCGAATGACGAACAAGATGAGTCACTACAGCTAGACAAgcttataaaatttgaaatatatgatttttttaactgGTTAAGATAATTTctagaattatttttatttagtaagaaattatttaaataatcacAAACTCGCTTTATTTTCCATTcaccatattttatattatattcattattaggAATATAAGTATCATCAGTGTATATCGAAATTAGTGAAGTGCTCAATAGGCTATATTCAATCTTagcatttataatataattaaaatttatatttattggaACATTTTCATagtttaatatattttttatatatatattattattatatatattgaataTTGCATATACTGAAAATATCATAAAATCTTTTTCATCACTtgtattttcaaattcgttataatatatacaattttttattttatttttcattttatagGAAGTAATGTCCATATTTCTTCgcttaaataatttatttttacaaccATATACTAtcaaatattcattttttgctATACTCATTTTGTTAGAACTATTTCCATTAGATGTGGTAACGTTGctcataataaaattataataatcagattcattttctttttttaccCAACACCATTTAATATTACTCACCATTTTTTCAAAGTATAGGATATATATTCTACAAATAGAAACAAaggttattttattttcacaaTTTGTTTGTTCTttccatatatacatatatccATCATAACATATAGAAACTAAGATCGAAACATTTTCACTTATTCCTTCTTTCCATTTAACGGAATATACTCTATTTTGATGatgcaaaatatttaataggaatatattatttttgtcgGTGTATACATTGGGTGTACTATTTTCCCCTCCTCCCTCCATGAGGTCGTCATAAAAACTGCTTTCGTCGCTACAATCGCTGGAATAACTGCTATCATCACAGTCGCTACTATCACTGCTACCGTTACAATCATTTATATCACTATAATCGGCACATCCTTCCGGTGTGTTATTCTTTTTGCAATATTCACCCGTAGTTAATGTGGTAGTATTCCCATCGATCTTCTCAGGATCATTATAAAACGattcaaaatttattgaTTTTTGATTTCTATTTACATCTGTACATACTCCAGcttcatttaaatatgaatactcataaaataaagacccttttgtttttacaaacatatttttatttctaattttttcatttaatatataattaatatcatttaatCTATTATTGGAcctttttcttcttttccGTTTTATGAAAATGCCATCcctatttttatcttgATATTTTGCGTCGTCTTCTTTTACGGGTGGTGaattgtatattatatcacCATTAGGAATATTGTGAGATtgatcatttttaatattactattttcattattttctggGGAGCATGTACTTGGGAAAttttctgttttttttattttttttttatgcctTTCTCTTTCTTTCCATTTGATATGTTTTTTCTCTTTACTTCTTAAACGTTTTAACAATACTTCGTtgacaaaaaatatgaaaaccattttatttttgtctctatgttttttatttttttgctcTTTCTTTAACACCCCCGCACCCAAATAAACATAACTTTCATTATCacaattttcatttatttttttatattttaatgctGCATTGTTATTACTAAatccatattttaaaatgtctttaataattatatcgtaataatataaaccTCCATGAGGAAATATATCATACGAATTTAGCGGTTCATAACAATTATGCTCTTTATACCCATTTTTtggatttttataaaaatcatttttatttatttttatttttttgtttaggTGCAACAAATCTTCATTATTGTATTCATCATAACACACGATACTATCGCGTATATTTGAGGCATTGTCGTGACATTGTTTGCTCATTCTTCGTCGTTTTTGTGTGCACACTATCTATGTAACtatgtatatattgatGTACTTGCATTCACTGAACTGTGATTTATGTTTCCTTGCTATATTATGTTATTTTCCGTTCGCGAAATCCTTTTAGTTTTTCATGTCGGtccgtttttttttgttatatttatgtttaacGTTTAAAACGGTTATGTACAATTATGCTGAccgtttttttatacttagATATGTCTCGTTTatgtactttttttattttagtagtctttattttgttaaatatgcaaatgtattatatatatatatactggatacatacatatatatacatgttgTTTCTACTTCCATACACGGCTtggaattattttctttttatggAACAATTCCAAaggtttaaaaaaattaaaaacgtAGAAAtgatatttaaaaagtggAAACAACAAGAATagatatacataaaaaaaatataaaattaacgAAAATAACGAATGACGAACTGCACGCAATATACgatataaattaaaggagtaaaataaataaaaaaggtaaaaaaaacatatatatatattattgtatcatacatatgaaaattttcaaattatgcaattgttatttaatttacttttgctttttattttgcccttttcaattttttcaaatttttttatattcttaaattcttaactttttttcaacGCATTATTAATCGCTTCCCATAATTTTACCTACTCCATGCTTACtataaaatacaatttattatattcaaaaaatataatatggaATTAgtgtaattattttattttatatttttcttatataatgttataattgatgggaattaaaaaaaatatattcttattttacatatatctatagtatgcaaattataaatatacatttaatgaaatattaatgaGCATGCATatgctatatataattttaattgaaTGTTTCATTAAGGAATAATTTGTGGAAAAGgctaataaaatacaataaattGCGAGTGATAAACATTATGTACATATCTAGCtattaattcatttatatagtacaatattttcttggaaaaaaaaaaaagaaaaaaaaaatatgacttTGTCATAAGAAAATGGTTTATGCGTATTAACAGGCAAGAATAATCTTATTGTGTGCTGCTAGCATTTCACATAATATgtacatgtatatatatacgttTTTTACGGTCTCATTGTAACTATAATAACAAAGGGCACACTAtcagtatatataataagttGGCTTTAAAACAAAGCGATTCTcttatatatctatataattATCCCTATGTTTgatgtttttttcatttgaaattttttactttttttatgactctgcaatatgcatatgtgcatatattcACATGATAGACAAATTtggtatattaaaataagtcaattaatgaaaaaagttgttaaaaaattattgtgTGCATATTTGCACAACaaagaaacaaaattaaaaaaaatagtgaaaTCAAGTGatatatgatttatattttggaaaacaagtataatataaatacatatataaaaaattgaaaatgcCAATTTTGGTCGAATAACAGGCAAGTGAGTATAtgataaacaatttttttcatcattattcaaaaaaaatatataaaataataaagatcaTACCTATTTAGTAACCTGCTAATTTCCATCCTCCTCCCATATATACTTAGGAGATGTGTCTGTTTTTTGTGTAAGAATTTTGGCCCCATTTTTTGTGATAAGTATGGTGTGCTCAAATTGTGCAGAATAATAATACCTTGAATTTGATAATGTCCAGTTATCGGGCCAAGTAATAAAATCACAAGAACGCTCCGTTATAATTGGTTCGATTGTAAAAACTAAGTTCTCACACATTTTTCTATCATCGTCATTTaatgtatgtataataaaaggTTCCTCATGAAAGTTTTTCCCAATATTATGCCCACATAAATTGGGGACAATAGAATAATATTgatatgaattatttttttttttcaaataatcaTCCATAACTtttgctatatttttaaaaggaACACCCGGCTTACATATACTTATAGCTTCCATAGTACAATCATAAGCAGTTTTAATTAAAtctctatttttttcaaacatAAATCTTTTCATATTCGCTATACCTTGCTTACTTGtatcaaaaaattcaaattttctattcatttcttttctatttttatccGTTTCCATTCCcttttgatatatatactgTTGAAGATTATTGTATACTTCTCCTTTTTTtggattaaaaataaaatcttCATCATATCTGCgatgaaaattttcaagTTCGTCTTCATAATTTTCAGAAACATTATTTGGACCatcattatatgtataatagtTATGGGCATATGGACTTTCCCCCAAAACAGGGTTAGTATTGTCATCATATTCTTCTATGTATTCATTTTCATGTTCTTTCGAATTTGGTGGATTATATCTAACTTTTCTAACAGATGGGTATTTCCCCTTTTtgactattttatttgttgtTAAATcgaaattatattttagaaTGTACTTTGTATGCTTAGTTCTAagtttatcatttaaatatatatagtcataattttttttccgtttttttttttcttcttttgaAATCTTTTGAACAATAAAACTTTCACACATATCCGCATGGTACCCATCTTTATATACACTTATATCCACCTTTACAacatcattttcatataaagcATTATTATCTGGTATACCATGacataatatttcatttattgaTATACATGAACTTTTaggaaataaatgataatttaatGGAGAGGGATAAAATCCATTATTTacacatttatttaatatatatatatctatatcaTTTGTTGTTATACCTtcacatattatatatgatatatcaTCCATTAATTCTCTAGCAAATTTGCAATTTCTTGAAATTATTTCAATATCATGATCCGTTTTTACATTatcatattcatatttattccCCGTTccattattactatttctcattgatatatattccttcgattttgaattattttcataatttacataaataGGTGTACCTGTTTTGTGATAATTTGGCCTTTCGATATATTTtggtaaataatattttggaGATAATATACCTTTTCTTTGTCTACCaacatatgaaaaattttcaaataattcaGTCTCTGTTAAATgtgaatataatttattataacttTCTTTACatttcataaattttttatcatgaTCTGTTATTCTTATACTTGGatgaataatttttcttgtTTTGAAATTTTCAATGTATTTATGATATGTTGGTAATTGTTCTTCTGAATAATCgtttgtgttttttttaacattattATGGACTGTGTTTGAAAAACCTTCGCCTGAACTGTTAAGGTTATATTGCCTTTTagatttttcttttttggctagcagtttttttttgtgtgtgGATGTAGTTATAAGAAAATTGTAGTGATGATAACGGatgtcatttttatttttactaattTCATTGggatgtatataattatattgcTTCTTTTCTCTTACACATTTtacatttctttttctgtTCCCTCTTGTCCCATTTTGGTGTATAATTCGAAAATTGccattattactattttttttgcataaaAATGTACCACAAAAAAGCagtaacaaaaaaatatgaacgttcataatttttttttcacattatttggttattattattatagcaAATGAGGGATAGGAAAAAAACATAGTAATGAATTTGCTACAGTTTTAGAGAAACTCAAATGAATATTCTCGAAAAGTTATTCTTTTCataatttcctttttttattattatcttattttttctagGTATAGTTGAATAAAATGCGGAGTTTTACCACAAAACTTACCCAAATGTGATGGaaacataaaattaaaaaaaaaataacaaataacCATAATGGTAGTAACACAGATAttcacataaatatatatatatattacattatATGCGCAGTACATTTAGTACTATTATATTGGCACGAATGAGTTCCATGTGTTTgttatattacatattttgtatcctagcacatatataaatatatttttaaattatttataccaGATTAAACAcgaattattataaaggaaagataaaaatttgtttttctactttattactattatatatgttattatatcatttaataatattttttgtaaactTGTGTAActagttttaaaaattacaaatcCATTTACCACAAGGGAAGGGTGTTTTCCTTCGACCAACCgatttatttgtaatatttatacaagtatattttcatattatattttaaaagttgTTTAAATaccaaaaaaagaaaaataagaaaacaaattaaaaataaaataagtaaacaaacaaaaaaacaagcacaaattattaaaacaactgaaattatgaaaatccTAAAGAAGAATAATATGACCCATTGTAAGTGTTACGTATAACTTgagttataatataaactctgtttttattttactaaattattattattttttattcattccTCCTGTTCATACTTTTCTATACTAAAAAGAGATCGGTTATTTTTCCCctttattgttttattttgaattagaactatctttatataaagGATTTGGAATTggtatatcattttcatataaaatttcaaaaaaaaaatgtggatattcataaaatgaTTGATTTATCAATGCATAGTTGATTGTATGTTTCACTGAAAAAAAGTCACATTCATTTCGTTGTGAATTTTCGAGTTCTTCAAAAGTCTGTTCATCAGTTTTGTCATTTTGTTCTTCGGGTATGTCCTCAACCACGTCTTTATCGTTGTTAtcaattttgttttcttcCTTGTTGGGTTCTTCTACCTTTGtcccattttttaaataaatgcgCAGAGAGCTCaggtttttaaaaaactcGCTCAACTTGGATTGCAGACTTTCTGTTTTTGTACACAGTGCATTTAAGAGCTGAAGAAACGTCGAATTTTCACTTACATTATCTCGtgttatgaaaaaatttaaatttgaaaatgtaACTTTAACAGTccaataaataatactatTGCGAATACATGTTTTGTTTGTCTTATGCAAAGTTGTATATATAGGTGcttttaataaatgtattttttttttcttaaaaatatgaaatacttttttatcTCTATAATATCCCCAAATGTTTGgcttattttcataatcatttatttttataaatttataatttccttctacaattttttcaacattttgtaaaaataagaaatcTTTATACAAAAGTTcatcattaaaattatttcttcctatatgttttatt encodes:
- a CDS encoding methionine aminopeptidase 1c, putative, producing the protein MNVHIFLLLLFCGTFLCKKNSNNGNFRIIHQNGTRGNRKRNVKCVREKKQYNYIHPNEISKNKNDIRYHHYNFLITTSTHKKKLLAKKEKSKRQYNLNSSGEGFSNTVHNNVKKNTNDYSEEQLPTYHKYIENFKTRKIIHPSIRITDHDKKFMKCKESYNKLYSHLTETELFENFSYVGRQRKGILSPKYYLPKYIERPNYHKTGTPIYVNYENNSKSKEYISMRNSNNGTGNKYEYDNVKTDHDIEIISRNCKFARELMDDISYIICEGITTNDIDIYILNKCVNNGFYPSPLNYHLFPKSSCISINEILCHGIPDNNALYENDVVKVDISVYKDGYHADMCESFIVQKISKEEKKKRKKNYDYIYLNDKLRTKHTKYILKYNFDLTTNKIVKKGKYPSVRKVRYNPPNSKEHENEYIEEYDDNTNPVLGESPYAHNYYTYNDGPNNVSENYEDELENFHRRYDEDFIFNPKKGEVYNNLQQYIYQKGMETDKNRKEMNRKFEFFDTSKQGIANMKRFMFEKNRDLIKTAYDCTMEAISICKPGVPFKNIAKVMDDYLKKKNNSYQYYSIVPNLCGHNIGKNFHEEPFIIHTLNDDDRKMCENLVFTIEPIITERSCDFITWPDNWTLSNSRYYYSAQFEHTILITKNGAKILTQKTDTSPKYIWEEDGN